Proteins co-encoded in one Coregonus clupeaformis isolate EN_2021a chromosome 5, ASM2061545v1, whole genome shotgun sequence genomic window:
- the LOC121557842 gene encoding serpin H1-like encodes MWVTNVVYLCLLAVAASGEDKKKLSSHATTMADKSANLAFSLYHTVAKEKGLDNILISPVVVASSLGMVALGGKASTASQVKSILSADALKDEHLHTGLSELLTEVSDPKTRNITWKISNRLYGPSSVTFAEDFVKSSKKHYNYDHSKINLRDKRSAVNSLNEWAAKSTDGKLPEITKDVQNADGAMIANAMFFKPHWDEKFHEKMVDNRGFLVTRSFTVSVPMMHRTGLYKFHDDTENRLFVLDMPLGQKQSSLVFIMPYHLEPLDRLEKLLTRKQLETWMGKMEERAVAISLPKVSVEVSHNLQKTLGELGLTDAVDKTKADLSNISGKKDLYLSNVFHASSMEWDIEGNPFDTSIFGSEKLRNPKLFYADHPFIFLVKDNKTNSILFIGRMVRPKGDKMRDEL; translated from the exons ATGTGGGTGACCAACGTCGTATATCTGTGCCTGTTGGCAGTTGCGGCCTCCGGAGAAGACAAGAAGAAGCTGAGCAGCCATGCCACCACCATGGCTGACAAGAGCGCCAACCTGGCCTTCAGTCTCTACCACACGGTGGCCAAGGAGAAGGGCCTTGACAACATCCTGATATCCCCTGTGGTGGTGGCCTCCTCCCTGGGCATGGTGGCCCTCGGGGGCAAGGCATCCACTGCCTCCCAGGTCAAGTCTATCCTCAGCGCTGACGCCCTGAAGGATGAGCACCTGCATACAGGCCTGTCAGAGCTCCTGACTGAGGTCAGCGACCCCAAGACCCGTAACATCACATGGAAGATCAGCAACCGCCTCTACGGCCCCAGCTCGGTCACCTTCGCCGAAGACTTTGTGAAGAGCAGCAAGAAGCACTACAACTACGACCACTCCAAGATCAACCTCAGGGACAAGAGGAGCGCAGTGAACTCGCTCAACGAATGGGCTGCCAAGTCGACAGACGGCAAGCTGCCTGAGATCACCAAGGATGTGCAGAATGCTGACGGAGCCATGATCGCCAACGCTATGTTCTTCAAGC CTCACTGGGATGAGAAGTTCCATGAGAAGATGGTAGACAACCGTGGCTTCCTGGTGACCCGTTCATTCACAGTCTCTGTTCCCATGATGCATCGCACTG GTCTCTATAAGTTCCATGATGACACAGAGAACAGGTTGTTTGTGCTGGACATGCCCCTGGGCCAGAAGCAGTCCAGCCTGGTGTTCATCATGCCCTATCACCTGGAGCCCCTTGACAGGCTGGAGAAGCTGCTGACCCGCAAGCAGCTGGAAACCTGGATgggcaagatggaggagagggccgTGGCCATCTCTCTGCCCAAAGTCAGCGTGGAGGTTAGCCACAACCTCCAG AAAACTCTTGGTGAACTTGGTCTGACCGACGCTGTGGACAAAACCAAGGCCGATTTGTCCAACATCTCTGGCAAGAAGGACCTTTACCTCTCCAACGTTTTCCACGCCTCTTCCATGGAGTGGGACATCGAGGGGAACCCCTTCGACACCAGCATCTTCGGAAGCGAGAAGCTGAGGAACCCCAAGTTGTTCTACGCTGACCATCCCTTCATCTTCCTGGTGAAGGACAACAAGACCAACTCCATCCTCTTCATCGGCAGAATGGTGCGACCCAAAGGAGACAAGATGCGTGACGAGTTATAA